The proteins below are encoded in one region of Clostridium estertheticum:
- a CDS encoding ABC transporter ATP-binding protein has product MIKFDKVSKIYPGGNIAVNSLSLEIKKGEFFVIIGPSGCGKTTTLKMINRLIKLSDGTIYINEKKISEYNIHELRWGIGYVLQQIGLFPHMTIEENIAIVPELKKWDKRKIKDRITTLLESVGLKPDKYRHRKPSELSGGEQQRIGVIRALAADPAILLMDEPFSALDPISRKKLQQDIVNLQKKIKKTIVFVTHDMQEALALGDRICVMKDGEIVQCDTPTNILKSPKNDFVKNFFKSGNGYNTSIFSKPYQVRDMLDAGFCESYKSGDGNLSISDTESIENLLKRLENEKDVPVNHLGEIIGTINHEHLIKFISQKLEKGGEIS; this is encoded by the coding sequence ATGATTAAATTTGATAAGGTATCAAAGATTTATCCCGGTGGTAATATTGCAGTTAATTCTTTAAGTCTTGAAATTAAAAAAGGAGAATTTTTTGTAATTATAGGACCAAGTGGATGTGGAAAAACTACAACACTTAAAATGATAAATCGTTTGATAAAATTAAGTGATGGTACAATTTATATAAATGAAAAAAAGATAAGTGAATATAATATCCATGAATTACGATGGGGCATAGGATATGTGCTTCAACAAATTGGACTCTTTCCTCACATGACAATTGAAGAAAATATAGCTATTGTACCAGAACTTAAAAAGTGGGATAAACGTAAGATTAAGGATAGAATCACAACACTTTTGGAAAGCGTTGGTCTTAAGCCAGATAAATATCGTCATAGAAAGCCAAGTGAACTTTCAGGTGGAGAGCAGCAAAGAATAGGAGTAATTCGGGCACTAGCAGCTGATCCAGCTATTCTTTTGATGGATGAACCTTTTAGTGCACTAGACCCAATTAGTCGTAAAAAATTACAACAAGATATTGTTAACCTACAAAAGAAGATTAAAAAAACTATTGTTTTTGTAACTCATGATATGCAAGAAGCATTAGCTCTTGGTGATAGAATTTGTGTAATGAAAGATGGGGAAATTGTTCAGTGTGATACACCAACAAATATTTTGAAAAGCCCCAAAAATGATTTTGTTAAGAACTTTTTTAAGTCGGGTAATGGTTATAACACTTCTATATTTAGTAAGCCTTATCAAGTAAGGGATATGTTAGATGCTGGATTTTGTGAATCTTACAAATCAGGCGATGGTAATCTAAGCATTAGCGATACTGAATCTATAGAGAACTTACTTAAGCGATTGGAAAATGAGAAAGACGTTCCAGTAAATCATTTGGGAGAAATTATTGGAACTATAAATCATGAGCACTTAATTAAATTTATCTCGCAAAAACTTGAAAAAGGTGGTGAAATCTCATGA
- a CDS encoding glycoside hydrolase family 28 protein: MKHVWNKKKIISLFLMAFMCTVPILFNQHIVYAAGEAEASITNSISTVNLSTKMKIASITKESRYAPSNLRKSPASATDKSIVLIWEKPAEYSNITGYTIYSGNKKIGETDKTYYKVQGLNEDTKYKYVIKAHDVNEFESISSNEVTIKTEKTGKILNIKDYGAVGNGITKDTESIQKAIDACPKGGTVLLLEGKYLSGALYLHSDMTFYVAKNAQLIPSSELKDYPFTSARHDIEDIYDPNSPTLGNPAFSSLLNAGNMDHNKGATTQNIKILGEGTIGDKSNGLALRVAYDAFCADTVNNKASHYGGGSLISLKNCSNVYMDGIHIQNGMMWTIVPVYSSYITSYNLDITTTVHNGDGFNPNSSTNIYMLENSFTTGDDCSAIKSGKDAEGREIGRPSTNIYYRGCVFNAGHGGITCGSEMSGGISDVFAEDCTLVPVDINTKATNPGIRVKVSPSRGGYIRNLKVRDSICNKISVITNYDKQAGATQGVSLPDISNFKFDNLTAPEGNSTYILDLNGANFGSSVSYLKDLQFTKCSFYKANLNFCENVLFKNCSFKNGITKTGCINIQEQLGE; this comes from the coding sequence ATGAAACATGTGTGGAATAAGAAAAAAATTATCTCATTATTTCTTATGGCTTTTATGTGCACAGTGCCCATCTTGTTCAATCAACATATTGTATATGCAGCTGGAGAAGCAGAAGCGTCAATTACAAATTCCATAAGTACTGTTAACTTAAGTACAAAAATGAAAATAGCTAGTATTACTAAGGAAAGCCGTTATGCACCAAGTAATTTGCGTAAATCACCGGCTTCAGCAACAGATAAGTCCATAGTATTGATTTGGGAAAAGCCAGCTGAATATTCTAATATAACAGGTTATACAATTTATAGTGGTAACAAAAAAATTGGTGAAACAGATAAAACCTATTATAAAGTACAAGGACTCAATGAGGATACTAAATATAAGTATGTTATAAAGGCCCATGATGTCAATGAATTTGAGTCTATAAGCAGCAATGAAGTTACAATTAAGACAGAAAAAACAGGAAAAATCTTAAATATAAAAGATTACGGCGCAGTTGGTAATGGTATAACAAAGGATACAGAATCAATTCAGAAGGCAATTGATGCTTGTCCTAAGGGAGGAACTGTGCTTTTGCTTGAAGGGAAATATTTAAGTGGAGCCTTGTATCTTCATTCTGATATGACCTTTTATGTAGCTAAGAATGCTCAGCTTATACCGAGTTCAGAGTTAAAAGATTATCCATTTACTTCTGCAAGACATGACATTGAAGATATTTATGATCCTAATAGTCCAACACTCGGAAATCCAGCTTTTTCAAGTTTATTAAATGCTGGTAATATGGATCATAATAAAGGTGCAACTACCCAGAACATTAAAATTTTGGGTGAAGGTACTATTGGTGACAAAAGTAATGGCTTAGCACTTAGAGTAGCATATGATGCATTTTGTGCTGATACGGTAAATAACAAGGCATCACATTATGGTGGTGGTAGCTTAATTAGTCTAAAAAATTGTTCCAATGTTTACATGGATGGAATTCACATTCAAAACGGAATGATGTGGACTATAGTGCCAGTGTATAGCAGTTATATTACATCTTATAATCTTGATATAACGACAACTGTGCATAATGGTGACGGGTTCAACCCCAATTCATCCACTAATATCTACATGTTAGAAAATAGTTTTACTACTGGTGATGACTGTTCTGCAATTAAATCTGGAAAGGATGCAGAAGGTCGCGAAATTGGACGTCCTTCCACAAACATCTATTATCGTGGTTGCGTGTTTAATGCTGGTCACGGTGGCATTACTTGCGGAAGTGAAATGTCTGGAGGAATAAGCGATGTATTTGCTGAAGATTGCACACTTGTTCCAGTTGACATCAATACTAAAGCCACGAACCCTGGTATCCGAGTAAAAGTCAGTCCATCTAGAGGAGGATATATTCGAAATTTGAAAGTAAGAGATTCTATATGCAATAAGATTTCAGTAATTACAAACTATGACAAACAGGCTGGAGCAACGCAGGGAGTCTCATTACCGGATATATCCAACTTTAAGTTTGACAATCTTACTGCTCCAGAAGGAAATTCAACTTATATTTTAGATCTTAATGGCGCCAATTTTGGAAGCAGTGTTTCTTATTTAAAAGATTTACAATTTACTAAGTGCAGTTTCTATAAGGCAAATTTGAATTTTTGTGAAAATGTATTATTTAAGAACTGTAGCTTTAAAAATGGTATAACTAAAACAGGCTGCATCAATATTCAAGAACAATTAGGAGAATAA
- a CDS encoding aldo/keto reductase has translation MLYRTLGKTNEKVSALGFGCMRLPIIYGDVTKIDEEKAIEMIHHAIDEGVNYVDTAYPYHGTGMERGGESEPFVGRALKDGYREKVNLATKLPSWLIKTREGMDKYLNEQLERLQTDKIDFYLVHALNRGVWENLKKLGIDEFLNSAIKDGRIRYAGFSFHDDLAVFKEIVDYYDWSFCQIQYNYLDENFQAGTEGLKYAADKGLGVVIMEPLRGGKLIKDLPEAVINAFDKAEIKESPVEWALRWVWNNPEVSVVLSGMNVMEHIDENLKIASVALPNSLTEKELEIMDTVKKAYKERTKVNCTGCQYCMPCPVGVNIPKNFTYYNQYHMLVTPETEGELKAHYNGFVDVSQKADKCLECGKCESHCPQGIKIRQELKNVRALFE, from the coding sequence ATGTTATATAGGACATTAGGAAAGACGAATGAAAAGGTCTCAGCTTTAGGTTTTGGATGTATGAGATTACCTATTATTTATGGAGATGTAACAAAGATTGATGAGGAAAAGGCAATAGAAATGATTCATCATGCAATTGATGAAGGAGTAAACTATGTAGATACTGCATATCCTTATCATGGAACTGGAATGGAAAGAGGCGGAGAAAGTGAACCATTTGTTGGTAGAGCTTTGAAAGATGGTTATAGAGAAAAAGTTAATTTAGCTACAAAGCTTCCTAGTTGGTTAATTAAGACTAGAGAGGGTATGGACAAGTATTTAAATGAACAATTAGAACGTCTACAAACAGATAAAATAGATTTTTACTTAGTACATGCTCTAAATAGAGGTGTTTGGGAGAATTTAAAGAAATTAGGAATAGATGAGTTTTTAAATTCAGCCATTAAAGATGGAAGAATAAGATATGCAGGATTTTCATTTCACGATGATTTAGCTGTATTTAAAGAAATAGTGGATTACTATGATTGGTCATTCTGCCAAATTCAATATAATTATCTAGATGAAAATTTTCAAGCTGGAACAGAAGGATTAAAATATGCAGCAGATAAGGGCTTGGGAGTTGTTATTATGGAACCACTTAGAGGCGGAAAGCTAATTAAAGATCTTCCAGAAGCAGTTATAAATGCTTTTGATAAAGCGGAAATCAAAGAATCTCCAGTTGAATGGGCGTTAAGATGGGTATGGAATAATCCAGAAGTATCTGTAGTACTTAGTGGTATGAATGTAATGGAGCATATCGATGAAAACTTAAAAATTGCAAGTGTTGCATTACCTAACTCATTAACAGAAAAAGAATTAGAAATAATGGATACGGTAAAAAAAGCGTATAAAGAAAGAACAAAAGTTAACTGTACAGGTTGTCAATATTGTATGCCTTGTCCAGTAGGAGTAAATATTCCTAAGAACTTTACTTACTACAATCAATATCACATGCTTGTTACGCCAGAAACAGAAGGAGAACTTAAGGCTCACTATAATGGCTTTGTAGATGTGTCACAAAAAGCAGATAAATGCTTAGAGTGCGGTAAATGTGAAAGTCATTGTCCACAAGGAATTAAAATTCGTCAAGAATTAAAAAATGTTAGGGCATTATTTGAATAG
- a CDS encoding MFS transporter, whose protein sequence is MLLEGNILIIGTGVFNVTCFTIAAKLAAPGRQSGAISTITTGFNAALIVGLPMGRVITAAFGWRAIFWGTGILSFLAIFIVALTIPSTEGEEAIPLSKQLALLKSPRILLTLGITFFWIIGYAIPYSYITPFLKAISPMSEQMISIALFAFDIATLVGNKFGGFLGDRIGISRTIIGSLVLRVIALVLLSIIVGSTVVTILLLVLWAIAIWTPSPVQQVNIISLSPEASGIMLSLNNSVMQLAFAAGAGIGGIALESSSILTLSWTGAVFAAIAIVVASVSFKIRSSSNNSLVAK, encoded by the coding sequence GTGTTACTCGAGGGTAATATACTTATTATAGGAACTGGAGTTTTTAATGTCACTTGTTTTACTATAGCGGCAAAACTAGCGGCACCCGGACGTCAATCAGGGGCTATCTCTACAATTACAACTGGGTTCAATGCAGCTCTAATCGTAGGTCTGCCAATGGGTCGTGTTATTACTGCGGCATTCGGTTGGAGGGCAATTTTTTGGGGAACCGGTATTCTTAGCTTTCTAGCCATATTCATAGTGGCATTAACGATTCCATCTACAGAGGGCGAGGAGGCAATACCTCTAAGCAAGCAACTAGCTCTTTTGAAGAGTCCTAGAATATTACTTACTCTTGGTATAACGTTCTTTTGGATCATAGGGTATGCAATACCATATTCGTATATTACTCCTTTCCTTAAGGCTATTTCACCAATGAGCGAACAGATGATAAGCATAGCTCTCTTTGCCTTTGATATTGCTACCTTAGTAGGAAACAAGTTTGGAGGATTCTTGGGGGATCGTATCGGTATCTCAAGAACAATTATTGGCAGCCTGGTGCTCCGAGTAATTGCGCTTGTGTTACTATCAATTATCGTTGGATCAACCGTCGTTACCATTTTATTGCTTGTTTTATGGGCTATAGCGATTTGGACACCTTCTCCAGTTCAGCAGGTTAACATTATCTCGCTATCTCCAGAAGCCTCAGGAATAATGCTTAGCCTTAATAATTCAGTTATGCAATTAGCCTTTGCTGCGGGCGCCGGAATCGGAGGGATCGCATTAGAAAGTTCATCGATATTAACACTAAGTTGGACCGGAGCTGTATTTGCAGCGATTGCTATAGTTGTTGCGTCTGTTTCATTTAAAATTAGAAGTTCGTCCAACAATAGTTTAGTGGCAAAGTAA
- a CDS encoding carbohydrate ABC transporter permease, whose product MGTLLTKFKHRTTLKKSKVNKILLTIFMILFAILMIIPFILMISASFKHSAVAFANIFEVIPKNIYLGNYEALLKDPLYFKWFLNSVFVVILTIALKIVVVSMAAYAFARLRFKHRDLLFVIIMSAMMISPDTTIVPRYLLYRSMGLTDSLWVLIVPSLFGVYFVFLLRQFFMAIPMELSEAALIDGCSHFKIYRSIILPLAKPAIMTMVLFIFIWSWNDYINPSVFITPIEKQVLTVGLQSFQSEYSADTSLQMAGVCIAVLPIIILFSCIQKYFVEGISSTGIKG is encoded by the coding sequence ATGGGTACATTATTAACTAAATTTAAACACAGAACAACTTTAAAAAAGAGTAAAGTCAACAAAATACTATTGACAATATTCATGATTTTATTCGCTATATTGATGATAATTCCATTTATACTTATGATTTCAGCTTCTTTTAAACATTCTGCTGTTGCTTTTGCAAATATTTTTGAGGTGATACCTAAAAATATTTACCTTGGTAATTATGAGGCGCTTTTAAAAGACCCACTATATTTCAAATGGTTTTTGAATTCAGTTTTTGTGGTTATTTTAACTATAGCATTAAAAATAGTAGTTGTGTCAATGGCGGCTTATGCTTTTGCAAGACTGCGTTTCAAGCACAGAGATTTATTATTCGTAATTATTATGTCTGCGATGATGATATCCCCAGATACAACAATTGTTCCAAGATATTTGCTCTATAGATCTATGGGCCTTACAGATTCACTTTGGGTGCTTATTGTGCCGTCATTGTTTGGAGTATACTTTGTATTTTTACTTAGACAATTCTTTATGGCGATACCTATGGAACTATCGGAGGCAGCATTAATTGATGGCTGTAGCCATTTTAAAATATACAGAAGCATAATTCTACCACTAGCAAAGCCAGCCATAATGACAATGGTACTATTTATTTTCATATGGTCTTGGAATGATTATATTAATCCATCTGTATTTATAACTCCGATAGAAAAACAAGTACTAACCGTTGGACTTCAGTCTTTTCAAAGTGAATATTCAGCTGATACATCACTGCAAATGGCAGGTGTCTGTATAGCTGTTCTTCCAATAATTATTTTGTTTTCATGCATTCAGAAGTATTTTGTTGAGGGTATATCTTCAACTGGGATAAAGGGGTAG
- a CDS encoding MerR family transcriptional regulator, which yields MLSVKKAADLVGLSEHTVRYYTDKGMVPSLKRDKNNNRLFDRESVYWLQAIKYLRGSGMSIKSIQEYIQLCLEGNDTVSQRYDIVISQKKLLEEKMQEIDEQYRYLKAKANLYIEIMDGKAPDRLNPANWDKSAPTPEDLAAFLDEGNRQFRRIRKQQVP from the coding sequence ATGCTGTCAGTAAAAAAAGCGGCGGATTTAGTTGGTCTTTCCGAACATACGGTAAGGTACTACACGGATAAAGGAATGGTTCCTTCCTTGAAGCGCGACAAGAACAACAACCGATTGTTTGATAGAGAATCAGTGTATTGGCTGCAAGCAATTAAATATCTGCGAGGCAGTGGGATGTCCATCAAGTCGATTCAGGAATACATTCAGCTATGTTTGGAAGGGAATGACACTGTTTCGCAGCGATATGATATCGTCATTTCACAGAAAAAGTTGCTGGAGGAGAAAATGCAGGAAATAGATGAACAGTACAGATATCTAAAAGCAAAAGCCAATTTGTATATTGAAATTATGGATGGCAAAGCACCAGATCGGCTTAATCCAGCTAACTGGGATAAGTCTGCTCCGACACCAGAAGATTTGGCTGCTTTTTTAGATGAGGGTAATAGACAATTCAGACGAATTCGGAAACAGCAGGTGCCTTAG
- a CDS encoding carbohydrate ABC transporter permease → MQFKMKTKGSMEKQEGGIAIFFLAPFMIGYLIFELIPIISTVVMSFINLNSLRGITDFASIKFVGFENYINIFKDSDAIMAYGRSMLYTLYYVPLLNIIAIVLALLITRQLYLRTAIRTMIFMPYVANIVAVAILFGTLLNPFGGPINELLKSLGINNPPMWLFGKNTSLPTIAGISIWKDLAFQMVVYMAAINNVSKELYESADVEGASIFTKITKITIPMISPTIFAMVITSIINSFQNYAIVKTMTDGGPGNASRVAVLNIYQQAFEYNKFSYASAQAMLLFLIILVVTLIQWKGQKRWVHY, encoded by the coding sequence ATGCAATTTAAAATGAAGACAAAGGGGTCAATGGAAAAACAGGAAGGCGGAATTGCAATCTTTTTTCTAGCTCCATTTATGATAGGATATTTAATCTTTGAATTAATTCCTATTATATCAACTGTTGTAATGAGTTTTATAAACTTAAACTCACTGAGAGGTATCACAGATTTTGCATCCATAAAATTTGTTGGATTTGAGAATTATATAAATATTTTCAAAGATAGTGATGCGATTATGGCTTACGGAAGATCAATGTTATATACTCTTTATTATGTTCCACTTCTTAACATAATTGCCATTGTCCTTGCTTTACTCATAACTAGGCAATTGTATCTTAGGACTGCTATCAGAACAATGATTTTTATGCCATATGTAGCTAACATTGTTGCAGTAGCCATTTTATTTGGAACTCTACTCAACCCATTCGGTGGACCAATAAACGAGCTTTTAAAATCATTGGGTATTAATAATCCACCTATGTGGTTATTTGGAAAGAATACATCGCTTCCAACAATTGCTGGAATTTCAATATGGAAGGATCTTGCATTCCAAATGGTAGTGTATATGGCTGCTATTAATAATGTATCAAAAGAACTTTATGAATCAGCAGATGTAGAAGGAGCTTCTATATTTACCAAAATCACCAAAATTACAATACCAATGATCTCTCCAACCATATTTGCAATGGTAATAACAAGCATTATAAATTCTTTTCAGAACTATGCTATTGTTAAAACAATGACAGATGGCGGGCCTGGAAATGCTTCAAGGGTGGCGGTACTTAATATTTATCAGCAGGCCTTTGAATACAACAAATTCAGTTATGCATCGGCTCAGGCAATGTTATTATTTCTAATTATTTTAGTAGTAACACTTATACAATGGAAGGGGCAGAAAAGATGGGTACATTATTAA
- a CDS encoding 4Fe-4S binding protein yields MESNKNIELRILKAILWIYIILCILIAGLNYGYASRATPKVALFITWLWQFYENWVKTLFIIIGSFLTIRIIGTSKRSVMRKRNLIGFIVSALIVHITAPILLNNKELYFFAMPLPWTTIPLQLLYPKSSFYLSSYPIWGEAGISAALIFYVCVSIVVLVGTLLFGRRLQCSTLCLFNGFASEIFDPVIPLIGKNKKPKPIVIKIFSILRWVFLLISVFFTVWWILLLLGTPITENFKIISKIENYKYLTTELMIAMFFWVAFIGRGYCYYCPLGTVLSFLGKIAGQRIITNKSKCIQCGQCNLACPMSIDIKSKAQSGDAVINIRCVGCGHCVDVCPVKTLGYSTKFSNWISNNIK; encoded by the coding sequence ATGGAATCTAATAAAAATATTGAACTTAGAATTCTAAAGGCTATTCTCTGGATATATATAATCTTATGTATTTTAATAGCTGGATTAAATTATGGATATGCAAGTAGAGCCACACCCAAAGTAGCATTATTTATAACGTGGCTCTGGCAATTTTATGAAAACTGGGTAAAGACTTTATTCATAATTATTGGCAGTTTCCTTACAATTAGAATTATCGGAACTTCTAAAAGGTCAGTAATGAGAAAAAGAAACCTAATTGGATTTATAGTTTCTGCACTAATTGTACATATTACTGCTCCTATACTACTTAATAACAAAGAATTATATTTCTTTGCTATGCCATTGCCATGGACAACGATACCCTTACAGCTGCTATATCCGAAATCGTCTTTTTATCTTAGTAGTTATCCAATTTGGGGAGAAGCTGGTATATCAGCTGCTCTTATATTTTATGTCTGTGTCAGCATTGTTGTTTTAGTAGGAACTTTATTATTTGGTAGGCGATTGCAATGTTCAACCCTATGTTTGTTTAATGGGTTTGCTTCGGAAATATTTGATCCAGTAATTCCTCTAATTGGGAAAAATAAAAAACCAAAGCCAATAGTAATTAAAATTTTTTCGATTTTAAGATGGGTATTTCTATTGATTTCAGTGTTTTTTACTGTTTGGTGGATCCTGTTATTATTAGGAACACCAATAACAGAAAATTTTAAGATAATTAGTAAAATTGAAAATTATAAGTATCTCACTACAGAACTGATGATAGCAATGTTTTTTTGGGTGGCTTTTATTGGTAGAGGTTATTGCTATTATTGTCCATTAGGGACAGTTTTATCTTTCCTTGGGAAAATAGCTGGTCAACGAATTATTACAAACAAGTCAAAATGTATACAATGTGGCCAATGCAATTTGGCATGTCCAATGTCGATTGATATTAAGAGCAAGGCTCAAAGCGGAGATGCAGTAATAAACATACGTTGTGTTGGTTGTGGCCACTGTGTAGATGTCTGCCCAGTTAAAACACTGGGTTATTCAACAAAATTTTCAAATTGGATATCAAATAACATAAAATAA
- a CDS encoding ABC transporter permease/substrate-binding protein, with translation MNTLISTLMQRRQQLGTALLEHMQISFIAILIAVIIAVPLGIYITRHKRLAGPLLQIASIFQTIPSLAILGILIPLVGIGQVPAVIALVIYAILPILRNTYTGIKEIDPILIEAAEGMGMNRRKQLFKVQLPLAMPVIMAGVRTSMVLVIGTATLAALIGAGGLGELILLGIDRNDNNLILVGAIAAALLAIIFDALLSFLEKVSLKRSMIAIALGSIIIASVVITPYFFAQKKEITIAGKLGSEPEILINMYKLMIEDETNLTVKLKPGMGKTSFLFNALKSGDIDIYPEFTGTALETFVKEKAKSHIPNQVYAQARIGMDKNFSMELLEPMKYNNTYAIAVPDSFAKEYKLNNISDLKNVEDKIKAGFTLEFTDREDGYKGIQKIYGVNFDNIKTMEPKLRYTAIKAGDINLVDAYSTDSELSQYNMKVLKDDKQFFPPYQGAPLMLKKTLKNYPELSKPLNKLAGKITDAEMSNMNYRVNVKGESALEVAKEYLKKEGLLK, from the coding sequence ATGAATACACTAATTTCAACACTAATGCAGCGTAGGCAGCAATTAGGTACGGCACTTCTTGAACATATGCAGATTTCGTTTATAGCTATACTTATCGCTGTAATTATTGCAGTCCCACTTGGTATATATATAACAAGACATAAGCGGCTCGCAGGACCGTTATTACAGATAGCGTCTATTTTTCAGACAATACCTTCTCTTGCTATTCTTGGAATACTTATTCCACTTGTAGGAATTGGACAGGTACCAGCTGTTATTGCCCTAGTTATATATGCTATTTTACCTATACTTAGAAATACATATACCGGAATAAAAGAGATTGATCCTATATTAATTGAGGCAGCTGAAGGTATGGGTATGAATAGACGTAAGCAACTTTTTAAGGTTCAATTACCACTTGCAATGCCTGTTATTATGGCGGGAGTAAGGACATCGATGGTACTCGTTATTGGTACGGCAACACTTGCAGCTTTAATTGGCGCTGGTGGACTTGGAGAGCTGATTCTTCTTGGAATTGATCGTAATGACAATAACTTGATCCTAGTTGGAGCAATTGCAGCGGCACTTCTAGCAATTATTTTTGATGCTTTACTCAGTTTTCTAGAAAAAGTTTCTTTGAAAAGATCAATGATAGCTATAGCTTTAGGAAGTATTATTATTGCATCTGTTGTTATTACTCCATATTTTTTTGCACAAAAAAAAGAAATTACTATTGCAGGTAAACTTGGTTCAGAGCCTGAAATATTAATTAATATGTATAAGCTAATGATTGAAGATGAAACTAACCTTACTGTAAAGTTAAAACCTGGAATGGGTAAAACTAGCTTCCTTTTTAATGCCTTAAAATCAGGAGATATTGATATATATCCAGAATTTACAGGTACAGCACTTGAAACATTTGTAAAAGAGAAAGCAAAAAGCCATATTCCAAATCAGGTATACGCGCAAGCACGTATTGGCATGGATAAAAATTTTAGTATGGAACTTCTAGAACCTATGAAGTACAACAATACTTATGCTATTGCAGTACCAGATAGCTTTGCAAAAGAATATAAACTTAATAATATATCAGATTTAAAAAATGTAGAGGATAAAATTAAAGCAGGATTTACACTTGAGTTTACTGATCGCGAAGACGGTTATAAAGGTATTCAAAAGATTTATGGAGTGAATTTTGATAATATAAAGACTATGGAACCTAAATTACGTTATACTGCCATAAAAGCTGGTGATATTAACTTGGTGGATGCTTATTCTACAGATAGTGAACTTTCACAATATAATATGAAAGTATTAAAAGATGATAAACAATTTTTCCCGCCATATCAAGGTGCACCACTTATGCTTAAGAAAACACTTAAGAATTATCCGGAGCTTAGTAAGCCATTGAATAAATTAGCTGGCAAGATTACAGATGCTGAAATGAGTAATATGAATTATAGGGTTAATGTAAAAGGTGAATCAGCCTTAGAAGTTGCAAAAGAGTACCTTAAAAAAGAAGGCTTATTAAAATAG